The proteins below come from a single Lodderomyces elongisporus chromosome 3, complete sequence genomic window:
- the FAA4 gene encoding long-chain fatty acid-CoA ligase, with the protein MAPLTVAVGEARPGETAPRRKAAQRDAPVERPADSSATTMPEFIEECFKRNGNKPGMAWRDLKDIHVETKKITKTIDGEKKTIDKDWTYYEMGPYKYINYPDLLKQIKNYSRGLLELGLKPNQESKLMVYAATSHYWMQSFLASTFQNIPIVTAYDTLGESGLTHSLVQTEADAIFTDNGLLGSLVKPLQKATAVKYIIHSEQIDPTDSRQNGKIYQNAKAAKESLLQVRPDLKFISFDEIIALGKEANQELHLPKPQDLACIMYTSGSTGDPKGVCITNKNLIAAVGGISTNAGRDLVGPNDSVIAFLPLAHIFELAFECIVFWWGVPLGYANVKTLTEASVRNCKPDLIEFQPTIMVGVAAVWESVRKGVLAKLKQAGYIQQKLFWAAFNSKSALNKFNIPGGSLFDVVFKKVKAATGGKLRYVLNGGSPISNDAQVFISTLIAPMLLGYGLTETCANGTIVEFRHIEYGSLGTLVGSVTAKLVDVEDAGYFAKNNQGEIYLKGGPVVSEYYKNEQETKEAFTEDGWFKTGDIGEWSANGALKIIDRKKNLVKTLNGEYIALEKLESIYRSNPVVQNICVYAAQSKVKPIAIIVPTDGFLKNLGFDEQTAYDDKNVVKKVLGGLIETGKSQGLKGIELLESIVLVHDEWTPANGFISSAQKLQRKKILKAYEKEIKKAYGDN; encoded by the coding sequence ATGGCTCCATTAACAGTTGCAGTTGGTGAAGCTAGACCAGGCGAAACCGCCCCTAGAAGAAAAGCAGCTCAAAGAGATGCACCAGTTGAACGTCCCGCAGACTCTTCAGCAACCACCATGCCTGAGTTTATCGAAGAATGTTTCAAGAGGAATGGTAACAAGCCAGGTATGGCTTGGAGAGACTTGAAAGACATTCAcgttgaaacaaaaaaaattaccaaaacaattgacggcgaaaagaaaaccatTGACAAGGACTGGACATACTACGAAATGGGACCCTACAAATACATCAACTACCCAGACTTGCTCAAGCAAATTAAAAACTACTCGAGAGGTTTATTGGAATTGGGATTGAAACCAAACCAAGAATCAAAATTGATGGTTTATGCCGCAACTTCACACTATTGGATGCAATCTTTCCTCGCATCcacttttcaaaatattcCCATTGTTACCGCATACGACACTTTGGGAGAATCTGGGTTGACCCACTCTTTGGTGCAAACCGAAGCAGATGCCATCTTTACCGATAACGGATTATTGGGCTCCTTGGTGAAACCATTGCAAAAAGCCACTGCTGTTAAGTACATTATCCACTCTGAACAAATTGACCCAACCGATTCCAGACAGAATGGTaaaatttatcaaaatGCCAAGGCTGCTAAAGAGTCACTTTTGCAAGTAAGACCAGACTTGAAGTTTATATCCTTTGACGAAATTATTGCATTGGGCAAGGAAGCCAATCAAGAATTGCACTTGCCAAAACCACAAGACTTGGCATGTATCATGTACACCTCTGGTTCAACCGGTGACCCAAAGGGTGTTTGcatcaccaacaaaaaCCTTATAGCCGCAGTTGGTGGTATCTCCACCAATGCAGGTAGAGACTTGGTTGGTCCAAACGACTCGGTTATTGCCTTTTTACCCTTGGCCCACATTTTCGAATTGGCATTTGAATGTATTGTCTTTTGGTGGGGTGTCCCATTGGGCTACGCCAATGTCAAGACATTGACAGAAGCCTCGGTTAGAAACTGTAAGCCAGACTTGATTGAGTTTCAACCAACAATTATGGTTGGTGTTGCCGCAGTATGGGAATCGGTGCGTAAAGGTGTTTTGGCCAAGCTCAAGCAGGCTGGTTATATCCAACAAAAGTTGTTTTGGGCTGCATTCAATTCTAAATCCGCATTGAACAAGTTTAACATCCCTGGTGGATCATTGTTTGATGTTGTGTTCAAGAAGGTGAAGGCTGCCACCGGTGGCAAATTGCGTTATGTCCTTAACGGTGGGTCACCTATTTCCAATGATGCTCAAGTGTTTATCTCTACCTTGATTGCCCCAATGTTGTTGGGTTACGGTTTAACCGAGACATGTGCTAATGGTACCATTGTTGAGTTTCGCCATATCGAGTATGGCTCTTTGGGTACCTTGGTTGGTTCAGTTACTGCTAAATTGGTTGACGTGGAAGATGCCGGCTATTTCGCCAAGAATAACCAAGGTGAAATCTACCTCAAGGGCGGACCAGTTGTTTCTGAATACTACAAGAATGAGCAAGAGACAAAGGAGGCATTCACCGAAGACGGATGGTTCAAGACTGGTGATATTGGTGAATGGTCAGCCAATGGTGCATTGAAGATTATCGACAGAAAGAAGAACCTTGTCAAGACATTGAATGGTGAATACATTGCATTGGAGAAGTTGGAGTCTATTTATAGATCCAATCCTGTGGTGCAAAACATTTGTGTTTATGCTGCCCAATCCAAGGTTAAGCCAATTGCCATTATTGTTCCAACTGATGGATTCTTGAAAAACTTGGGCTTTGACGAGCAGACAGCTTACGACGACAAGAATGTGGTGAAGAAGGTACTTGGTGGCTTAATAGAGACTGGTAAGAGCCAGGGCTTGAAGGGTATTGAATTGTTGGAGTCGATTGTCCTTGTTCACGACGAATGGACTCCAGCTAATGGATTCATCTCTAGTGCACAAAAGttgcaaagaaagaagatttTGAAGGCTTATGAAAAGGAGATTAAGAAGGCATATGGTGATAATTAA
- the RRG7 gene encoding Required for respiratory growth protein 7, mitochondrial (BUSCO:EOG09264YIJ), which produces MNQISFRRYASKASISLIQDTHEYLRHCRLHGLSTVSTVFQGTLYELYVKQFLTRHLNAKGLIKCGGAYDNGVDLMGKWDLMPYYKVSEALGTISRANECSLIHSQGFQNTPLETKLSLKNDINLLVQCKNYRKKLSASTVRQLAGILEYHQSSSLSKASTFMFIVSPHGITEQATTVLDKLSYPLASIGIAPLRNTGNSEQSYDYDSWCGGELNSIYLNQMARQVLSGFCMEQQLSLLVASGLGKRH; this is translated from the coding sequence ATGAACCAGATCAGTTTCCGACGATATGCCAGTAAGGCCAGCATCTCACTTATTCAAGACACACATGAATATCTCCGTCATTGTCGACTTCACGGATTAAGCACAGTCTCAACTGTATTTCAAGGCACTTTATACGAATTGTACGTCAAGCAGTTTTTAACACGACATTTGAATGCTAAAGGCTTGATCAAATGCGGGGGTGCTTACGATAACGGAGTCGATTTGATGGGTAAATGGGATTTGATGCCATATTATAAAGTTTCAGAAGCTTTGGGAACCATATCACGAGCAAACGAGTGTTCCTTGATCCATTCCCAGGGCTTTCAAAATACCCCATTAGAAACAAAGCTATCGCTAAAGAATGATATCAACCTTCTTGTGCAGTGTAAAAACTACAGAAAAAAACTTAGTGCATCAACAGTACGACAACTTGCCGGTATATTGGAGTATCATCAACTGAGCCTGCTTTCCAAAGCATCTACATTTATGTTTATAGTAAGCCCGCACGGGATCACTGAGCAGGCTACTACAGTGCTTGATAAATTGCTGTACCCATTGGCTAGTATTGGAATTGCTCCATTACGCAATACTGGAAATAGCGAACAACTGTATGATTACGATTCATGGTGTGGCGGAGAGTTGAATTCGATTTACTTGAACCAGATGGCGAGACAAGTCTTGAGTGGGTTTTGTATGGAACAACAATTGAGTCTTCTTGTTGCTTCGGGATTGGGGAAGAGACATTGA
- the NUO78 gene encoding NADH dehydrogenase (ubiquinone) 78K chain precursor, 5-prime end, whose protein sequence is MHYLKSSILRSSKRLLSSSTRRLAEVEVTVDGRKVSIEAGSSIIQAAELAGVTIPRYCYHDKLAIAGNCRMCLVDVERMPKLIASCAMPVQNGMVVHTDSERIKKAREGVTEMLLENHPLDCPVCDQGGECDLQEQSQRYGSDRGRFKELVGKRAVENKAIGPLVKTSMNRCIHCTRCVRFMNDVAGAPEFGTAGRGNDMQIGTYIERNINSEMSGNIIDLCPVGALTSKPYAFRARPWELKRTETIDVMDAVGSNVRVDCRGIEVMRVLPRLNDEVNEEWISDKSRFACDGLKTQRLTAPLIRNGDRFETATWDEALSTIAAAYAKVKPQEGELKAVAGALADAESMVALKDLVNKLGSENVTTDVAQGVDAHGLDVRSNYIFNSTIDGIEDADEILLVGTNPRFEAATLNTRIRKIWLRSNLEITSVGQEFDSTFDVAKIGDNANDLEKALNGDLGKKLAAAKKPLIIVGSGVADSKDSEAIYKSIGEFASKNSNFNTQDGWNGVNLLHREASRVAALDIGFQSLSPEIASTKPKFIYLLGADEITNKDIPKDAFVVYQGHHGDIGASFADVILPGSAYTEKSGTYVNTEGRTQVTRAATNPPGVAREDWKIIRALSEYLNAKLPYDDIVSLRIRLGEIAPHLVRHDVIEPVSSEIAQIGFLDLVNKNKSAKVTGEPLKNPISNFYMTDVISRSSPTMAKCVAAFGAKIDKTKDEKPDINF, encoded by the coding sequence ATGCATTACCTTAAATCACTGATACTCAGATCGTCCAAGCGtcttttatcttcttcaactaGGAGATTAGCCGAAGTTGAAGTCACAGTCGATGGAAGAAAAGTCTCCATTGAAGCTGGCTCTTCAATCATTCAAGCTGCAGAACTCGCAGGCGTCACTATCCCACGTTACTGTTACCACGACAAATTGGCCATTGCCGGTAACTGTCGTATGTGTTTGGTTGATGTTGAGCGAATGCCAAAATTAATCGCATCGTGTGCTATGCCTGTGCAAAACGGTATGGTTGTTCACACTGACTCtgaaagaattaaaaaggCAAGAGAGGGTGTTACCGAGATGTTGTTGGAAAACCACCCATTGGATTGTCCTGTTTGTGATCAAGGTGGTGAATGTGACTTGCAAGAACAATCCCAACGTTATGGTTCAGACCGTGGTAGATTCAAGGAACTTGTTGGTAAGAGAGCAGTTGAAAACAAAGCCATTGGCCCATTGGTCAAGACCTCAATGAATAGATGTATCCACTGTACCAGATGTGTTCGTTTCATGAATGACGTTGCTGGTGCGCCCGAATTTGGTACTGCTGGAAGAGGTAATGATATGCAAATTGGTACTTACATTGAAAGAAACATCAATTCCGAAATGTCGGGTAACATCATTGACTTGTGTCCTGTTGGTGCATTGACTTCAAAGCCATACGCATTTAGAGCTAGACCTTGGGAGTTGAAGAGAACTGAAACTATTGATGTCATGGATGCAGTTGGTTCAAACGTTAGAGTTGATTGCAGAGGTATTGAAGTTATGAGAGTGTTGCCAAGATTAAACGATGAAGTTAACGAAGAATGGATTTCAGACAAGTCAAGATTTGCATGCGATGGTTTAAAGACCCAACGTTTAACCGCGCCATTGATTAGAAATGGCGATAGATTCGAGACTGCTACTTGGGACGAAGCTTTGTCAAccattgctgctgcttaTGCCAAGGTTAAACCACAAGAGGGCGAATTGAAGGCAGTTGCTGGTGCATTAGCCGATGCTGAATCTATGGTTGCTTTGAAGGACCTTGTTAACAAGTTGGGTTCAGAAAACGTTACAACCGATGTTGCTCAAGGTGTCGATGCCCACGGTTTGGATGTTAGATCCAACTATATCTTCAACTCTACAATTGACGGTATCGAAGATGCTGACGAAATCCTTTTGGTTGGTACAAACCCAAGATTCGAGGCAGCAACTTTGAACACCAGAATCAGAAAGATCTGGTTGAGATCCAACTTGGAAATCACCTCTGTTGGTCAAGAATTTGACTCCACATTCGATGTTGCCAAGATTGGTGACAATGCTAATGACTTGGAGAAGGCACTCAATGGCGACTTGGGTAAGAAATTGGCTGCTGCAAAGAAGCCATTGATTATTGTTGGTTCCGGTGTTGCTGACTCGAAGGACTCTGAAGCAATTTACAAATCGATTGGTGAATTCGCATCCAAAAACTCCAACTTTAATACACAAGATGGCTGGAACGGTGTCAACTTGTTGCACCGTGAGGCATCAAGAGTCGCTGCATTAGATATTGGCTTCCAATCATTATCCCCAGAAATAGCCTCCACAAAGCCAAAATTCATTTACTTGCTTGGAGCAGATGAAATTACAAACAAGGACATTCCAAAGGATGCCTTTGTTGTTTACCAAGGTCACCACGGTGATATTGGTGCATCATTTGCCGACGTTATTTTGCCAGGTTCGGCATACACAGAGAAATCTGGTACATATGTCAACACCGAAGGAAGAACACAAGTGACCAGAGCAGCTACAAACCCACCAGGAGTAGCGCGCGAAGATTGGAAGATTATCAGAGCATTATCCGAGTACTTGAATGCCAAATTACCATACGACGATATCGTTTCGCTCAGGATAAGATTGGGTGAAATAGCACCACACTTGGTAAGGCACGACGTTATTGAGCCTGTCTCTTCTGAAATTGCACAAATTGGTTTCCTTGATTTGGTGAATAAGAACAAATCGGCAAAGGTAACCGGAGAACCATTGAAGAACCCAATTAGCAACTTCTATATGACAGATGTGATATCAAGATCATCACCAACTATGGCCAAGTGTGTGGCTGCATTTGGTGCAAAGATTGACAAAACAAAGGATGAAAAACCAGATATAAACTTTTAG
- the INO1 gene encoding Myo-inositol-1-phosphate synthase — protein MSIDFKSSKATKKDGHLHTKFTYENSLVEKDAQGNLKVTPTAIDYDFKLDLTVPKVGLLLVGLGGNNGTTLVGSILANKHNISFENKEGVVKPNYYGSVTQSSTVKIGVDAEGNDVYAPFNSIVPFVSPNDLVVDGWDISGLSLDKAMKRAKVLDVTLQKQLYPYLENQKPMESIYYPDFIAANQGDRADNVFNKDSKGNVFTGDKWKDVEKIRKDIRDFKEKNKLDKVIVLWTANTERYADVLPQVNDTSDNLIASIKSSHEEIAPSTIFAVASILENVPYINGSPQNTFVPGVIELAEKHKSFIGGDDFKSGQTKIKSVLAQFLVDAGIKPISIASYNHLGNNDGYNLSAPKQFRSKEISKQSVVDDMIESNQILYNKESGDKVDHCIVIKYLPAVGDSKVAMDEYYSELMLGGHNKISIHNVCEDSLLATPLIIDLVVVSEFLQRVTYKKEGESEYNDFYAVLTLLSYWLKAPLSRPGFKPINGLNKQRQALENLLRLLVGLPINNELRFEERLV, from the coding sequence ATGTCAATTGATTTCAAATCTTCCAAGGCTACAAAGAAAGACGGCCACTTGCACACCAAATTCACTTATGAAAACTCTTTAGTTGAAAAGGATGCTCAAGGTAATCTCAAGGTTACACCTACAGCAATTGACTATGATTTCAAGTTGGATCTTACTGTTCCCAAAGTTGGTCTTTTGTTAGTTGGATTGGGTGGTAACAATGGTACTACATTGGTTGGATCCATCTTGGCTAATAAGCACAATATTTCATTTGAGAATAAGGAAGGTGTTGTTAAGCCAAACTATTATGGTTCAGTTACCCAATCCTCTACTGTCAAGAttggtgttgatgctgaAGGTAATGATGTTTATGCTCCATTCAATTCCATTGTTCCATTTGTTAGTCCTAATGATTTGGTTGTGGATGGATGGGATATTAGTGGGTTGTCATTGGACAAGGCAATGAAGAGGGCCAAAGTGTTGGATGTTACTTTGCAAAAGCAATTGTATCCATATTTAGAGAATCAAAAGCCAATGGAGTCGATTTATTATCCAGATTTTATTGCTGCTAATCAAGGTGACAGAGCTGATAATGTATTCAACAAAGATTCCAAGGGAAATGTTTTTACTGGTGACAAGTGGAAGGATGTTGAAAAGATTAGAAAGGATATTAGAGATTttaaggaaaaaaacaagttgGACAAGGTTATTGTGTTGTGGACTGCCAATACTGAGAGGTATGCTGATGTTTTGCCGCAAGTGAATGATACTAGTGACAATTTGATTGCTTCTATCAAGTCTAGTCATGAAGAGATTGCGCCATCAACAATCTTTGCTGTTGCTTCTATTTTGGAGAATGTTCCTTATATCAATGGTTCACCACAAAATACTTTTGTTCCTGGTGTTATTGAGCTTGCTGAGAAGCACAAGTCCTTtattggtggtgatgatttCAAGTCTGGTCAAACCAAGATTAAGTCTGTTTTGGCGCAGTTTTTGGTTGATGCTGGTATTAAGCCCATTTCTATTGCTTCGTATAATCATTTGGGTAATAATGATGGGTATAATCTTTCAGCACCCAAGCAGTTTAGGTCAAAAGAGATTTCCAAGCAgtctgttgttgatgatatgATTGAGAGTAATCAGATTTTGTATAATAAGGAGTCGGGGGACAAGGTTGACCACTGTATTGTTATCAAGTACTTGCCAGCCGTTGGTGATTCCAAGGTTGCTATGGATGAGTATTATTCAGAGTTGATGCTTGGTGGACATAATAAGATCAGTATCCACAATGTGTGTGAAGATTCGTTGTTGGCTACTCCATTGATTATTgatttggttgttgtttccGAGTTTTTGCAAAGAGTTACTTATAAAAAGGAGGGTGAGTCCGAGTATAATGATTTCTATGCAGTATTGACGTTGTTGAGTTATTGGTTGAAGGCACCATTGAGCAGACCTGGATTCAAGCCTATCAATGGGTTGAATAAGCAGAGACAAGCATTGGAGAatttgttgaggttgttggtTGGATTGCCCATCAACAATGAGTTGAGGTTTGAAGAAAGGTtggtttaa
- the CHT3 gene encoding Chitinase 3 (CAZy:GH18), whose product MLFLIPFLSLLIPSILAFDPTSNSNVAVYWGQNSGGSQQRLSYYCDSSAIDIVILSFMHVFPDPIQLNFANACEGTYTDSGILKCDTIAEDIKYCQQQGKIVLLSLGGASGSYGLSSDDVAREFAHTVWDLFGNSDTLSSDERPFGDAVLDGFDYDIENNSPTGYAAMASELRTIFATDTSKSYYLGAAPQCVYPDASVGDLLDESYIDFVFIQFYNNWCNLGSAPFNWNEWLSYAENVSPNSNVKLFVGVPGSSSAAGSGYNTPSEIASLLTSDILNNAHFGGISLWDASAGWGNKFGGSNFIEEVKAIVQGTYSNSVSSSSIDSTSTTSTTTTTITTTTTSSTGTSTTSSTSSTSTTSSTSTTSSTSTTSSTSSTSTTSSTSSTSTTSTTSSVSSADFVTSDKNANAVDPSSTSATSTTSLVVPSKQDVQSLASSSSSSSSSASSVFDPTTLSTSTTASSSSSPILAQSILKTFTAVEYYPSTQTKETTAFDLQATVTMYRTVSQAP is encoded by the coding sequence ATGTTATTCTTAATCCCGTTCCTTTCATTATTGATTCCGTCGATCTTGGCATTCGACCCAACTAGCAACTCCAATGTCGCTGTATACTGGGGTCAAAACTCCGGCGGAAGCCAACAACGTCTTTCTTACTATTGTGACTCCTCGGCAATTGACATTGTGATTTTGTCGTTTATGCACGTGTTTCCAGACCCTATCCAATTAAACTTTGCCAACGCTTGTGAAGGTACCTACACTGACAGTGGTATTTTGAAATGTGATACTATAGCCGAAGATATCAAGTACTGTCAACAACAAGGCAAGATTGTGTTGCTCTCCTTAGGTGGAGCATCTGGCTCATATGGTTTATCATCGGACGATGTTGCACGTGAATTTGCCCATACCGTGTGGGATTTGTTTGGTAACTCCGACACGTTATCTTCTGATGAGAGACCATTCGGTGATGCTGTGCTTGATGGTTTCGATTACGATATAGAAAACAATTCGCCAACAGGATATGCCGCCATGGCCAGTGAATTGAGAACAATCTTTGCAACTGATACTTCAAAGCTGTACTATCTAGGTGCAGCACCACAATGTGTTTACCCCGATGCTTCTGTGGGTGATTTGCTTGATGAGAGTTACATTGATTTTGTCTTTATCCAATTCTACAACAATTGGTGTAATTTGGGATCGGCACCTTTTAACTGGAACGAATGGTTGAGTTATGCAGAAAATGTTAGTCCCAACTCCAATGTAAAGTTGTTTGTTGGTGTTCCGGGATCATCCAGTGCTGCTGGTTCAGGTTACAATACACCCAGTGAAATTGCAAGCTTATTGACCAGTGATATTTTAAACAACGCACACTTTGGTGGTATTTCCTTATGGGATGCTTCTGCTGGTTGGGGTAACAAGTTTGGTGGTAGCAATTTCATTGAAGAAGTAAAAGCAATTGTCCAAGGTACATATTCCAACTCGGTTTCGTCGTCATCTATTGATAGCACAAGTacaacttcaacaacaacaacaacaatcaccaccacaactACCAGTAGTACCGGCACTTCTACCACATCCAGTACTTCTAGTACATCTACCACATCCAGTACATCTACCACATCCAGTACATCTACCACATCCAGTACATCCAGTACATCTACCACATCCAGTACATCTAGTACATCTACCACATCTACCACATCCAGTGTTAGTTCTGCTGACTTTGTAACGTCAGACAAAAATGCTAATGCAGTTGATCCCTCATCCACTTCCGCCACTAGCACCACTTCATTAGTTGTTCCATCAAAACAAGACGTACAATCGTTggcttcatcttcatcttcatcttcatcttccgCCTCTTCAGTGTTCGATCCAACAACTTTACTGACTTCCACAACTGCATCCTCATCCTCGTCACCAATATTGGCACAATCAATCCTCAAAACATTTACTGCTGTCGAGTACTATCCTTCAAcccaaacaaaagaaacaacagcTTTTGATCTTCAAGCAACTGTGACCATGTACAGAACTGTTAGTCAAGCTCCATAA